A genomic stretch from uncultured Pseudodesulfovibrio sp. includes:
- a CDS encoding sigma-54 dependent transcriptional regulator gives MAEKILIVDDDRAFQGMLVEALIDKGYGVDTASTAEDGIKKAAAGNFDLILHDIKLPGMSGLDALPHLAEAAPGVDVIVMTGYSSKDSGVQAMQRGAYDYFTKPFSLGEMEVVVRRALEKRRMQMELSEFKRKGGSSPLQSIIGHSAPMLAVKERIARVAELNADVLVMGETGTGKELVSDVIHAMSARAKGPFVKINCAAIPENLIESELFGHEKGAFTGATSMKQGKFEQAKGGSLMLDEIGDMPLHLQPKLLRAVEQKQAERVGGSKPILYDVRIIAATNQELEQRVKDGKFRSDLYYRLNVATLVLPPLRERKSDLPQLAEFFIARANRRLGTDISSVSSAAMEIFFNYDWPGNVRQFANAVERAAIFCKSNTITPAEVDQAFTNASPVTDTGMHMPMNEGLTLKKALIEYEKVLIEKALRACGGTQTEAASALGVSPKNLWNKLQKHAINPTFFRKLSK, from the coding sequence GTGGCTGAAAAAATATTGATTGTAGATGATGATAGAGCCTTTCAGGGCATGCTGGTCGAAGCATTGATCGACAAGGGGTACGGCGTGGATACCGCTTCGACTGCAGAAGATGGTATCAAAAAGGCTGCGGCCGGGAATTTCGATCTCATTCTTCATGATATCAAGCTGCCGGGCATGTCCGGACTGGATGCTTTGCCCCATCTGGCCGAGGCGGCCCCTGGCGTGGACGTTATCGTCATGACCGGATATTCATCCAAGGATTCCGGCGTACAAGCCATGCAGCGCGGTGCGTATGATTATTTTACCAAGCCGTTTTCGCTCGGAGAAATGGAGGTTGTGGTTCGTCGTGCTTTGGAAAAGCGACGGATGCAGATGGAGCTGTCCGAGTTCAAGCGAAAAGGTGGCTCGAGTCCTCTTCAATCAATTATCGGTCATTCTGCGCCAATGCTGGCGGTTAAGGAACGGATCGCTCGGGTGGCAGAGCTCAATGCTGATGTTTTGGTTATGGGTGAAACAGGGACTGGTAAGGAACTGGTTTCGGACGTCATTCATGCCATGAGTGCACGGGCCAAGGGGCCATTTGTCAAGATCAATTGTGCTGCCATTCCTGAAAATCTTATTGAATCAGAATTGTTTGGGCATGAAAAGGGCGCCTTTACTGGTGCAACTTCCATGAAACAGGGTAAGTTTGAGCAGGCCAAGGGCGGCTCCCTCATGCTTGATGAGATCGGTGATATGCCACTGCATCTGCAACCCAAACTTTTGCGGGCCGTGGAACAAAAGCAGGCGGAACGTGTTGGTGGCTCCAAGCCAATTCTTTATGATGTGCGAATTATTGCGGCGACCAACCAGGAACTGGAGCAGCGCGTTAAAGATGGAAAGTTTCGCAGTGACCTCTATTATCGGTTGAATGTGGCGACGCTGGTTCTGCCGCCGCTCAGGGAGCGCAAGTCCGATCTTCCTCAACTGGCTGAATTCTTTATTGCGCGAGCCAACAGGCGGCTTGGCACTGACATCAGTTCCGTATCCAGTGCAGCCATGGAGATATTCTTCAACTATGATTGGCCGGGCAACGTGCGCCAGTTTGCCAATGCCGTTGAACGTGCAGCCATATTCTGTAAGTCTAATACCATTACCCCCGCAGAAGTGGATCAGGCTTTCACGAATGCGTCCCCAGTGACCGATACGGGAATGCATATGCCTATGAACGAAGGGCTTACGCTTAAAAAAGCGCTCATTGAGTACGAGAAAGTGCTCATTGAGAAAGCCCTGCGAGCCTGTGGCGGGACACAGACCGAGGCAGCCAGTGCTCTTGGCGTGTCCCCAAAGAATCTGTGGAACAAGCTCCAGAAGCACGCTATTAATCCAACATTTTTTAGAAAATTATCTAAGTAA
- a CDS encoding TadE/TadG family type IV pilus assembly protein: MKKRKTERQGLAAVELALMLPVMAVLLMLLVEGASAMHTYSAMVEASREGARHVLLEGSDANVDTLVAALIADIVSADISTDVTTDSVNKTVTVKVSYQYALFGNAGSTTPIGESNDNTFQFVAQTTMPMP; the protein is encoded by the coding sequence ATGAAAAAAAGAAAAACTGAACGTCAAGGACTCGCAGCAGTCGAACTCGCCTTGATGCTTCCCGTAATGGCTGTGCTGCTCATGCTTCTCGTGGAAGGTGCCAGCGCAATGCACACATACTCCGCAATGGTAGAAGCCAGTCGAGAGGGAGCACGGCACGTCCTTCTGGAAGGAAGCGATGCAAACGTCGACACCCTTGTCGCCGCATTGATTGCCGACATCGTCAGTGCCGACATCAGCACTGACGTGACAACGGATTCAGTAAACAAAACAGTCACTGTCAAGGTGTCATATCAATATGCGTTGTTCGGCAATGCCGGCAGCACCACACCCATAGGGGAAAGCAATGACAATACATTCCAGTTCGTCGCACAGACAACAATGCCGATGCCCTAA
- a CDS encoding VWA domain-containing protein, whose translation MTIHSSSSHRQQCRCPKSRRGSATAMIAMLLPVLLGVAGIAIDMGNMYLAHTRLQAAVDAGALAGSLELPYDPDLSKGIVHQAVEDMVTLNMSEAKIQSVVAGTEIRSVEVTAIAEVNLLLMSILGIADQVVEAKAMAGFNKLEVVFVIDNSGSMKGTPITMVKQASIELTDLLIPDGATPDTKVGLVAFRGKVRVGDESGLAPGCYNADGSKNEGIHEDFMDDYWALSSYYRRYITLDTCSDLPEALPLSTDKDNVINSINTQTATGASSGTVIPEGIKWGRRILTPEAPYTQAGDKDDYRKIMIVLTDGDTEDGECGGSYRASYRPNNYWTNAYFGSGRDDAHCENGGVLNEDMLAEAQLAKDAGIEIFAIRFGVSDTVDINLMQQIASSKPGTDDHYFNAPSVYDIPDIFKQIGKQLGWRLL comes from the coding sequence ATGACAATACATTCCAGTTCGTCGCACAGACAACAATGCCGATGCCCTAAATCCCGCAGGGGATCGGCAACGGCCATGATCGCCATGCTTCTCCCCGTTCTTTTGGGAGTGGCTGGAATCGCCATTGATATGGGCAACATGTACCTGGCTCACACCCGGCTTCAGGCCGCGGTCGATGCCGGAGCCCTGGCAGGGAGCCTTGAACTCCCATATGACCCGGACTTGTCCAAGGGAATCGTTCATCAGGCAGTAGAAGACATGGTCACTCTGAACATGAGTGAGGCCAAGATACAATCCGTGGTGGCGGGAACAGAAATCCGCAGTGTCGAAGTAACGGCCATTGCCGAGGTCAACCTTCTGCTCATGTCCATACTCGGAATAGCTGACCAGGTGGTCGAGGCAAAGGCCATGGCAGGCTTCAACAAGCTGGAAGTCGTTTTCGTCATCGACAACTCCGGCTCCATGAAAGGCACTCCGATCACAATGGTCAAGCAGGCTTCCATTGAATTGACAGACCTCCTCATACCTGACGGCGCGACACCGGATACCAAAGTCGGTCTGGTTGCATTCAGAGGCAAAGTCCGCGTCGGAGATGAATCGGGGCTTGCACCTGGCTGTTACAATGCAGACGGCAGCAAAAACGAAGGTATTCACGAAGATTTCATGGATGACTACTGGGCTCTCTCTTCATATTATAGAAGATACATAACTCTGGACACCTGCTCCGATCTGCCCGAGGCACTCCCCTTGAGCACGGACAAGGACAATGTCATCAACTCCATAAACACCCAGACTGCCACAGGAGCATCGTCCGGCACGGTCATTCCCGAAGGCATCAAGTGGGGACGCCGCATCCTGACGCCGGAAGCGCCCTATACACAGGCCGGAGACAAGGATGACTATCGCAAGATAATGATCGTACTCACTGACGGGGATACGGAAGACGGCGAATGCGGTGGCAGTTATCGAGCATCGTATCGTCCCAACAACTATTGGACCAATGCGTATTTCGGTAGTGGACGTGACGATGCTCACTGTGAAAACGGCGGCGTGCTCAATGAAGACATGCTTGCCGAGGCACAATTGGCCAAGGATGCCGGCATTGAGATCTTTGCCATCCGATTCGGTGTCTCCGACACGGTAGACATCAACCTCATGCAACAGATCGCATCCAGCAAGCCAGGCACAGATGATCACTATTTCAACGCACCCTCGGTTTATGATATCCCGGATATATTCAAACAAATTGGCAAACAGCTCGGCTGGCGTCTGCTCTAG
- a CDS encoding TadE family protein — protein sequence MRKDIHNSHRRGIAAVEMALILPILFMLVMGIVEGGNAAYSWLTVQKAAQIGARFAATGRGYEEGTRLSQIITTTEAALTTLDINSYEINVRSWPDLGATGDGIDNDPGAPCQLAEVSVMYAYKPFTPIVSAILPESIPLYGYDRKVNEPWKPCD from the coding sequence ATGCGCAAGGATATACACAACTCCCACCGCAGAGGAATTGCCGCCGTGGAAATGGCACTCATCCTCCCCATCCTGTTCATGCTGGTCATGGGCATAGTCGAAGGAGGCAATGCGGCTTACTCCTGGCTGACCGTACAAAAAGCCGCTCAGATCGGCGCACGATTCGCAGCCACAGGCCGTGGATACGAAGAGGGCACGAGACTTTCCCAGATCATAACCACAACCGAAGCCGCTCTGACCACGCTGGATATCAATTCATATGAGATCAACGTGCGCTCATGGCCTGATCTCGGAGCCACCGGCGACGGCATCGACAATGATCCTGGAGCACCCTGTCAACTGGCCGAAGTTTCTGTCATGTATGCTTACAAACCATTCACCCCTATAGTCAGTGCCATTTTACCGGAATCCATTCCCTTGTACGGATATGATCGAAAAGTAAATGAACCATGGAAGCCATGCGATTGA